From the genome of Pelobacter propionicus DSM 2379, one region includes:
- the recD gene encoding exodeoxyribonuclease V subunit alpha, with protein MATVFELTATDIHFAEFIQREAGETPAWFRPMAALVSNAMGNGNICLDLSDIAEKIIQVDGRDQQFPALSEMRDLLAGMPVIGSPGDFRPLVLDGDCRLYLYRYWKYERELVRVIQDKSSLPGCDIDETLLGAGIGRLFPPSSGEGVDWQKVAALGALWKRFFVISGGPGTGKTSTVVKILALLLEQAQGATVHIALAAPTGKSAARLKESIRLMKESLDCSPEVKSRIPEEVTTIHRLLGVRSGSVRFQYSAENQLPYGVVIVDEASMVALPLMAKLATALKPEARIILLGDKDQLASVEAGAALGDICGGGRPELFSTAFQSFVARVAGGRLPSTAVATCTGFPGDALAVLKRNYRFATESGIGGTARAVNSGDAGSALRLLNDELHQDIRWQEAPSTEQLKKALAERIVSGYSSYLAAATAEEALRLFDGFRVLTALRQGPYGVAGVNGLIEEILAEQGLIERQTLWYPGRPVMITVNDYHLKLFNGDIGIVFPDPEANGNPKVFFPSPEGGVRTVSPLRLPAHDTVYAMTIHKSQGSEFNRILLLLPEQDSELLTRELIYTGLTRAKKEVEIWGDEGVFRTAVSRRVERTSGLRKALWGD; from the coding sequence ATGGCGACGGTTTTCGAACTCACTGCTACGGACATCCACTTTGCCGAATTCATCCAGCGCGAGGCGGGAGAGACTCCAGCCTGGTTCAGACCCATGGCTGCGCTGGTGAGCAATGCCATGGGCAACGGCAACATCTGCCTTGATCTGTCGGATATCGCGGAAAAGATCATCCAGGTGGATGGCAGGGATCAACAGTTCCCGGCACTCTCTGAAATGCGTGACCTACTGGCTGGCATGCCGGTGATAGGCTCCCCCGGTGATTTTCGGCCACTGGTGCTTGACGGTGATTGCCGGCTCTACCTCTACCGCTACTGGAAGTATGAGCGGGAACTGGTGCGGGTCATCCAGGACAAGTCTTCCCTCCCCGGGTGCGACATCGATGAGACGCTCCTTGGCGCGGGGATCGGCAGGCTTTTCCCCCCCTCTTCCGGAGAGGGGGTCGACTGGCAAAAGGTTGCCGCTCTGGGGGCACTCTGGAAGCGGTTCTTCGTCATTTCCGGCGGGCCGGGAACGGGCAAGACCTCCACGGTGGTCAAGATCCTTGCACTGCTCCTGGAGCAGGCGCAAGGGGCAACCGTTCACATTGCCCTGGCTGCTCCGACGGGTAAATCGGCGGCGCGACTCAAGGAATCGATCCGCCTGATGAAGGAAAGCCTGGATTGCAGCCCGGAGGTGAAGAGCCGGATTCCGGAAGAGGTCACAACCATCCACCGTCTGCTTGGGGTCCGTTCCGGATCGGTCCGTTTTCAATACTCCGCTGAAAATCAGCTGCCCTACGGCGTTGTCATCGTTGACGAGGCATCCATGGTTGCGCTCCCCCTTATGGCAAAGCTGGCCACGGCACTCAAGCCGGAGGCGCGCATCATCCTGCTGGGGGACAAGGACCAGTTGGCCTCGGTCGAGGCAGGGGCGGCGCTGGGGGACATCTGCGGCGGAGGGCGGCCCGAGCTTTTTTCCACAGCTTTTCAGTCCTTTGTCGCCAGGGTCGCCGGCGGGCGACTCCCCTCGACAGCTGTGGCCACCTGCACCGGCTTTCCCGGCGATGCCCTGGCCGTTCTGAAAAGGAATTACCGCTTTGCGACCGAAAGCGGCATTGGGGGGACGGCGAGAGCGGTTAACTCGGGAGATGCGGGAAGCGCCCTGCGGCTGCTCAACGATGAGCTGCATCAGGATATCCGCTGGCAGGAGGCGCCTTCGACCGAACAGCTGAAGAAAGCGCTCGCGGAGAGAATCGTCTCCGGGTATTCATCCTACCTCGCGGCCGCTACCGCCGAAGAGGCACTGCGGCTGTTCGACGGTTTCAGGGTGCTGACGGCCCTGCGTCAGGGGCCGTACGGCGTTGCCGGGGTCAACGGGCTGATCGAGGAGATTCTCGCCGAACAGGGGCTGATCGAGCGTCAAACCCTTTGGTATCCCGGGCGTCCGGTGATGATCACGGTGAATGATTACCATCTGAAACTGTTCAATGGAGACATCGGGATCGTTTTTCCCGACCCGGAGGCAAATGGGAATCCCAAGGTCTTCTTCCCCTCTCCGGAAGGGGGGGTGCGCACAGTTTCTCCCTTACGCCTCCCCGCGCACGACACCGTTTACGCCATGACCATTCACAAGAGCCAGGGCTCGGAGTTCAACCGGATCCTTTTGCTGCTCCCGGAGCAGGACTCGGAACTTTTGACCAGGGAATTGATCTATACCGGACTTACCCGGGCAAAAAAAGAGGTTGAGATCTGGGGAGACGAGGGGGTTTTCAGGACCGCCGTATCACGGAGGGTCGAGCGCACCTCCGGTCTCAGGAAAGCGCTCTGGGGCGATTGA
- the recB gene encoding exodeoxyribonuclease V subunit beta codes for MRELEHLGIELSGRNLIEASAGTGKTYAIACLYLRLVIESDLTPEQILVVTYTEAATEELRGRIRSRIRQALDTFSGTVSKDPFLLGLVQKVNKEGPGEDIARNRLDRALKSFDLASIFTIHGFCLRALQDNAFESGSLYDTELITDQADLLQEVVDDFWRRTFFSEPAPLLGYALRTKLSPAYSSTFLKGMLGNPKLEILPNFDLGSIPSLQEECETLFSLVKEIWLNSHTEIRELIRSDKGLSRAKGAYNPDTLPPLFEAMDAYARSDNPFDLFSDFSKLCTIGILKGKKPTGAPLSHPFFDLCEQLRQRVGQRFLALKAELLAFAAEHVAARKSERNIRFFDDLLTSLYEALGGPRGDDFALCLRQKYRAALIDEFQDTDPVQFDIFRKIYADPAHPLFLIGDPKQAIYSFRGADIFAYLKAAAGVEATRRFTLTSNWRSAPALLAAFNALFDNDFKPFLFGEIAYHSVASGLEEEGNRLTWAEADDAPLQLWCVPPDEEGKASNVGRANKSVPMAVAAEIARLLRAGMAGEALIDGRPVLPEHIAVIVRSHRQAGYIQEALKNLSIPSVMRSDASIFTTREARQVCTLLAALAAPGNEWKLRAALVTDIFGLTGDDIATLLEEEPLWEEWLSKFQEYHQIWLERGFMVMVQTLLSREGVRGRLLRKPDGERRLTNLLHCCEILHAASQERSLGPEGLAVWFGERISAGDASEGYQIRLETDEKAVKILTIHVSKGLEYPIVFCPFLWAGVRSDEEVVTFHDDFRLVKDYGSADQELHRVLAQKESLAENLRLLYVALTRAKFRCYLVTGKIVDSTGRNRPETSPLAYLFHASATTRNADDTVGQLGQEVKKLSAEEMEQQLRAVAARQQDAISVSSMPEAGGAERYEPFHDGGERLSEKKFNAMIERDWRVSSFTSLASHDLSTTELPDRDEAGAKETALPPLPEADPREKSIFTFPKGAHAGIFLHEIFEKLDFSGSSGEKTTDLVAACLKKHCFGAEWQSTISDMIENVVSTQFSAPEGPFSLSDLRQGKWLAELEFFFPLKFVTSNILKECLGSWSSGCTAVNLQALAQSLRFRPAKGMVRGFMDMVFEHGGRFYLVDWKSNHLGYRVEAYGEKALTSAMDQNLYSLQYLLYTVALNRYLSLRIKEYRYETHFGGVLYLFLRGMDRERGEAFGVFRDTPPAGLIHEVTNCLIQAGG; via the coding sequence ATGAGAGAACTGGAACATCTGGGCATCGAGCTCTCCGGGAGAAACCTGATCGAGGCCAGCGCCGGCACTGGCAAGACCTATGCCATCGCCTGCCTCTATCTTCGCCTTGTCATCGAATCCGACCTGACTCCCGAGCAAATCCTGGTGGTGACCTACACCGAGGCGGCCACCGAGGAGCTGCGCGGCCGCATCCGCAGCCGTATCCGCCAGGCCCTGGATACCTTTAGCGGCACCGTTTCCAAGGACCCCTTTCTCCTGGGGCTCGTCCAGAAGGTGAACAAGGAAGGCCCCGGCGAGGATATTGCGCGAAACCGCCTCGACCGGGCGCTCAAATCCTTCGATCTGGCCTCCATTTTCACCATTCACGGATTCTGCCTGAGGGCGCTTCAGGACAATGCCTTCGAAAGCGGCTCTCTGTACGACACCGAACTTATCACCGACCAGGCCGACCTGCTTCAGGAGGTCGTGGACGATTTCTGGCGTCGGACCTTCTTTTCAGAGCCAGCCCCCCTGCTCGGCTACGCGCTGCGCACCAAGCTCTCTCCCGCCTATTCCAGCACCTTTCTCAAGGGAATGCTGGGCAATCCCAAGCTGGAGATCCTGCCCAATTTCGACCTCGGCAGCATCCCTAGCCTCCAGGAAGAGTGCGAGACTCTCTTTTCCTTGGTCAAGGAGATATGGCTGAATTCGCACACCGAGATCAGGGAACTCATCCGGAGCGACAAGGGGCTTTCCCGGGCAAAGGGGGCGTATAACCCGGACACCCTCCCCCCCCTTTTCGAGGCCATGGATGCTTATGCGCGTTCAGACAACCCCTTTGACCTGTTTAGCGACTTCAGCAAGCTCTGCACCATCGGCATTCTGAAGGGGAAAAAGCCGACCGGAGCTCCCCTCAGCCACCCCTTCTTCGATCTCTGCGAGCAGCTGCGGCAAAGGGTCGGCCAGCGATTCCTGGCGCTCAAGGCGGAGCTTTTGGCCTTCGCGGCCGAGCATGTAGCGGCCCGAAAAAGTGAGCGCAACATACGCTTCTTCGATGACCTTTTGACCTCCCTGTACGAAGCCCTTGGTGGGCCACGCGGCGACGATTTCGCCCTCTGCCTCAGGCAGAAATACCGGGCCGCACTCATCGACGAGTTTCAGGACACCGACCCGGTACAGTTCGACATTTTCCGGAAGATCTATGCCGATCCCGCCCACCCTCTTTTCTTGATCGGCGACCCCAAACAGGCCATCTACAGCTTCCGGGGCGCCGACATCTTCGCCTACCTCAAGGCCGCCGCCGGGGTGGAAGCGACCAGGCGCTTTACCCTGACCAGCAACTGGCGCTCCGCGCCGGCTCTCCTGGCCGCCTTCAATGCGCTCTTTGACAATGATTTCAAGCCATTCCTTTTCGGGGAGATCGCCTACCATTCGGTTGCATCCGGCCTTGAGGAAGAAGGCAACCGCTTGACCTGGGCCGAAGCTGACGACGCCCCACTTCAGCTCTGGTGCGTGCCGCCGGACGAAGAGGGAAAGGCCAGCAACGTGGGCCGGGCGAACAAGAGCGTACCGATGGCGGTTGCCGCGGAAATCGCCCGCCTGCTGCGGGCCGGCATGGCGGGAGAGGCCCTCATTGACGGGCGCCCCGTGCTTCCGGAGCATATCGCGGTCATCGTCCGGAGCCATCGGCAGGCCGGCTACATTCAGGAGGCCCTCAAAAATCTTTCCATACCCAGCGTGATGCGCAGCGATGCCAGCATCTTCACCACCCGCGAGGCTCGCCAGGTCTGCACGCTCCTTGCCGCCCTTGCCGCCCCCGGCAACGAATGGAAGCTACGCGCCGCCCTGGTCACCGATATTTTCGGCCTTACGGGAGACGACATCGCCACCCTGCTGGAAGAAGAGCCGCTCTGGGAAGAGTGGCTGTCGAAGTTCCAGGAGTACCACCAGATCTGGCTGGAACGGGGGTTCATGGTGATGGTTCAAACCCTCTTGTCGCGGGAAGGCGTACGGGGACGGTTGCTTCGCAAGCCCGACGGGGAGCGCAGGCTCACCAACCTGCTGCACTGCTGCGAGATCCTGCATGCAGCTTCCCAGGAGAGGAGCCTGGGACCTGAGGGGCTGGCGGTCTGGTTTGGCGAGCGGATCAGCGCCGGGGATGCCTCTGAAGGGTACCAGATCCGGCTTGAGACGGACGAGAAGGCGGTAAAGATTCTGACCATTCATGTCAGCAAGGGGCTGGAGTATCCCATCGTGTTCTGCCCCTTCCTCTGGGCTGGGGTACGGAGCGATGAAGAGGTCGTCACCTTCCATGACGATTTCCGACTCGTGAAGGACTACGGCTCTGCCGATCAGGAGCTGCACAGGGTCCTGGCCCAGAAGGAATCGCTGGCGGAAAACCTGCGGCTGCTCTATGTGGCCCTGACGCGGGCAAAGTTCAGATGTTACCTGGTTACAGGGAAAATTGTCGACAGCACCGGCAGAAACAGACCGGAAACGTCCCCCCTGGCCTACCTGTTCCACGCCTCTGCAACGACACGCAACGCCGATGACACGGTTGGGCAGCTGGGCCAGGAGGTAAAAAAACTGTCCGCCGAAGAGATGGAACAGCAATTACGAGCAGTGGCCGCGCGACAGCAGGACGCCATATCGGTCTCTTCCATGCCGGAGGCTGGGGGCGCCGAGCGCTACGAGCCGTTCCACGATGGCGGAGAACGGCTTTCCGAAAAGAAGTTTAACGCCATGATCGAGCGCGACTGGCGGGTATCCAGCTTCACCTCGCTCGCATCCCACGATCTTTCGACGACGGAACTACCGGACCGGGACGAGGCCGGGGCCAAAGAGACGGCGCTGCCCCCCCTACCCGAAGCCGACCCCCGGGAAAAGAGCATCTTCACCTTTCCCAAGGGGGCACATGCCGGGATCTTCCTGCACGAGATATTCGAGAAGCTCGACTTTAGCGGGAGTTCCGGTGAAAAAACCACGGATCTGGTGGCTGCCTGCCTCAAGAAGCATTGCTTCGGAGCTGAGTGGCAATCCACCATCAGCGATATGATCGAGAATGTCGTATCAACCCAGTTTTCCGCGCCGGAAGGCCCCTTCTCCCTTTCCGATCTCAGGCAGGGGAAATGGCTTGCCGAGCTGGAATTCTTCTTCCCGCTCAAATTCGTCACCTCGAACATCCTGAAAGAGTGCCTGGGCTCATGGAGCTCCGGCTGTACCGCGGTTAACCTGCAAGCGCTGGCGCAGTCGCTGAGGTTTCGCCCCGCCAAGGGGATGGTAAGGGGCTTCATGGATATGGTCTTTGAGCATGGGGGCAGATTCTACCTCGTTGACTGGAAATCCAATCACCTTGGGTACCGGGTCGAGGCCTATGGCGAAAAGGCGCTTACGTCGGCCATGGATCAGAATCTCTACTCTCTCCAGTACCTGCTGTACACGGTCGCCCTCAACAGATATCTGTCGCTTCGGATCAAGGAGTACCGGTACGAAACCCATTTCGGCGGCGTTCTATACCTCTTTCTCCGCGGCATGGACAGGGAGAGGGGCGAAGCGTTCGGCGTGTTCCGGGATACTCCGCCAGCGGGATTGATACATGAAGTGACCAATTGCCTGATCCAGGCTGGAGGGTAA
- a CDS encoding ferritin-like domain-containing protein gives MSIFAASDVLQFAVRMEENGGLFYRKAAELSEKSEAKKLFQHLASEEAEHKKTFEKFLSQVTLYEPTEDYPGEYLAYLHNYIDGKVFFTDDTCALKSFDVASALDFAIQREMDAILYYTELKAFVSADDQKSIDAIIEEERKHFAQLSEIRKNI, from the coding sequence CAGTGATGTTTTGCAGTTTGCCGTACGCATGGAGGAGAATGGTGGGCTCTTTTATCGTAAGGCCGCCGAACTGTCCGAGAAGAGCGAAGCGAAAAAATTGTTTCAGCACCTGGCCTCCGAAGAGGCAGAGCATAAGAAAACATTCGAAAAGTTTCTTTCCCAGGTAACTCTGTATGAGCCGACCGAGGATTATCCGGGCGAATATCTCGCCTACCTCCACAACTACATCGACGGCAAGGTGTTCTTCACTGACGATACCTGCGCGCTGAAGTCCTTCGACGTTGCCAGCGCCCTGGACTTCGCCATCCAGCGGGAGATGGACGCCATTCTCTATTACACGGAACTGAAGGCTTTCGTGAGCGCGGACGACCAGAAATCCATCGACGCGATCATCGAAGAAGAGCGCAAGCATTTCGCGCAACTCTCTGAAATACGGAAGAATATCTGA